The following nucleotide sequence is from Elusimicrobiota bacterium.
CAGAAATAAAAAAAATAGTGGAAATCCCAAAACACAAATAAGATACTAAAAAATATATTCCTGTTAAAAATTCGACTACCGGATATTCAGGAGAAATAGCCGTGTGGCAATTCCTGCATTTTCCTTTAAGAAGTAAAAAACTTAATATCGGAATATTGTCTCTCCATCTGATCGGAATTAAACATTTGGGGCAATGCGAGGGAGGTTTTACAATGGATTTTCTGTAAGGAAGCCGTCTTATACAAACATTAGCAAAAGAACCAAAAAGTGACCCAAGAACAAATAATAATAATTCTACCACGCGCTTATTGTCTCTCTTTTTGTATCAGTATGTGTGCAGTTAACCCACACTTTCCCAAAATTATGTGATGTTGAATCAGGATAAACCCAGCCAGCGAATAAACTTGAGTCATCCGTTGCAGTTATTTCACCTCTTCTGTCCGGATGTCCATATGCACCTATTCTCGCTACCGGTAATTGTTCAATATATTCTGTAACAAGTTTTTCAAGTGATGGGGGATAAAATGCTTCATTTTTAGCATAATATATATTTACAATAGAACGTATAACACCGAGGTTTCCTTTTGTAGAACCTTCTTTTGCACGACGCATTAAA
It contains:
- a CDS encoding type II secretion system protein; amino-acid sequence: MKKGFTLIEIMIVVTVIGILVTIAVPKFTDLMRRAKEGSTKGNLGVIRSIVNIYYAKNEAFYPPSLEKLVTEYIEQLPVARIGAYGHPDRRGEITATDDSSLFAGWVYPDSTSHNFGKVWVNCTHTDTKRETISAW